Within the Phycodurus eques isolate BA_2022a chromosome 15, UOR_Pequ_1.1, whole genome shotgun sequence genome, the region ggtatgcacttttttccCTCATATTCAACCAAATGTTATCAGTATGTTATAATTCTTATCCAATCATTCATACCATAAATGGAGAATAACACTTTTTCTTGAATCCACCAATCCCTTTTACCTgtatatgcatccatccatttcctgtaccgcttatcctcactagggtcacaggcgtgctatTATACTAATTATAATttctcaaggggaaattcaaactCACACTCTACTATATATTGTTGTGTTGCACACCAGAcagagaaccagatcacacacatgcaggaagGCAAGCagagatgtcagagtgaaaggGGCGCAGAAACAACGCTGCATTAGCCAGGAAGCAGGCTACCATCTCTCCAACAACAAGttgctatttttacatttgtccgCTGCAGGGCTGTGACCCTCTTACAAATTAGAGGGTGTAATGTAACAAAATTGGTAAAAGGCCAAGGAGGTGAATACCTTAGCAAGGCACTCTAGATCCAAGCAGAATCATATACAGTGGACCTCCGCATACTCACGGTTCGCAACCCGTGGATTCATCTACTCACAGATtactacttttttatttttatttattttttaaaccagatttttttcaaaaagtttatttttcctttcttttcatttgtttttattttgtgtgtgggagggggggggggcaatgccGAAAACACTTATTGCCAGATTATCCACtcttattcaataattttgggggatttaagttttttttcttttttttttttttttccccctctccccCCTATACAATTACAATGGGCGCCCATTATCGACAGATTTTTCGCTATTCGAAGTCAGGCCTGGTCCTTCTCCCCCACAAATAGCGGATGTccactgtaatttatttttagattcTATTGTTCATTGATTAAGACATCTGTACAGGTTTtcaataaaagtgaaatacagaAGCAATACgagataaaatgcaaatgtggcTGAACAAGATAAAAAGGGAAGGCTTAGAGCCTCAGATCATCTTTATGCTGAATTACGCTGCCAGAGGGAGTGAGAAAGCAGAGTGAACATGCAAAAGGATGGGAGGGGATGGCAGGATAGCAACATTATCATGTGATGAGAAAACTGCTTTCTCTCACTTGTCTGACTTAGCGCTCCAGTGGTACAAATAAGAAAGCTCCATCCTCATTAAGTTTAAGAATAGTATTTGAATCAGGCACAGCAACAATTTCCTTGTACACCTGTGGAAGATAAATTCACATCGATTTAATGGATCaagcatgatgatgatggttcCGGTTCTTCTTCATTCTATTTTCCAACACGTACTGGAAGGTAAgaaatttatatataaatatatataatttagttGTAGATTTGCAGATCAACTGAACAGTTATGTAGTTAAATTTTACTGtatgaattatgtttttttttaaattatccttAATAAGTCATTGTTATTGTTTATACGGTGTCAATTGTTACTTTTTAGGCAAGTTTAGACAGACCATTGGTTGTCACTGGACATACATAAGCAAATTACCATTCAACATTTCATTGGACTGGCTCAAGTAAGTTAATAATTGGAAACATATAATTtcgtcaaatatatttttttacttttgtggtGATCAATTTAACTGTGGTATCGAGAACGGGTTGGACCAGAGGCAATCTGACAGAGCAGCTGGAATAGTTGAGAGATGACATGTCAACAAGAACAGAGTTTTAGCCTGCCATCTAATTGCTGTGTTCCCAAAGTGTTGTAATTACAGAGATCAAAACAGCGGTAGGCAAGTTGTTAGCCTGATAGAGATTGTATCTGTACACTGCagagtattgtattgtattgcctTGTAGAAGCCTGTAATGTAATAACGGTCCATACTGTAATAAattttccctttttaaaattaaataggCCCATAACTTAACAACTGGCCAATTACGTAATAAAAGTCCTGAATCTGTAATGTAATAACTTTTGGCCCATAACTTAATAACTTATTACAGTATTGGCTGGTTAAATATATTTATCCATTTGGTATCTCAACAGGAACCAAACttattacaatatattttttttactgtccaaCATCTACATACACTGTACACAAACTGACagtaaagaaaacaacagaCATTGaaaagccattttctaaaaaattGTGTGGCTTGTTGATGATCAACAAAACATCTTACAGCATCTTTCATTTGATGACCCAATTACAACTGACCCACGGCCCATTTTGGTTATCGTTTGGGGAACCCTGGTCTGTAGAGTGCAACCTACCAATAGTGTAAAAGTGTAAATCAGTCCTTCAGAATCTGAAATATTTTGCCAGTAATTACAAAACTGATTGTCTTTTGTCTGACATTGCCAGGAACCGAAGATGATTGCTTACACCAATCTGAGGATGTTTTACAGGGGAATCACAGTATGTTTTCCTTCAAGTGGAAATAGCTAATCAAAAGTGTTACTTCATGGAGATGATCCCCAAAGGACGCCTCCATGAACTAGATGagcacaacagaaaaaaagttcagGTACTTCCGCAATCACGCTTGTGTCCCATGGTGGAACAAAGGTTGAACATCCCACAAGAAAACTGCAGACTGGAGTCCAATCAGTCCCTTACCCAATCCCGCCAAAACAGCTGTTCTGATTGTGAGTCTGGAATTTCTGCTCTGGAGGATGCTATACCCCAGATAATTAAAAGGATCCATATTAAAGATAATAAACAGGACAAGGAGCAAGGCTCTAACAATACAGTGGATCATATCCTGAAAGAGCTCAAAGGCATAAATAAGATTCAGGAGGAAATATCAGACCTGAGGCAGTATCTAACATCCGTACGAGGCTCAGTGGATGAAGTGTCTTGTTGCGTTGATGCAGTGCTGAGTGAAATTGGAGAGTTATACTCTGAAGTTTCAGCTGCACCTCACAGTAGTCCAATTTCTCAAACTCACAGAACCAGGCGAGGTAGCCTGGGAAGACAAAACGCTGTAACGTCACCCCTCAAGAGTGACACTACTCCACTGTTTGATTGGAAAGAATATGGGAATATTCATGAGGGTTTACCATCTCACAGACGTCCCAAGCAATTGACTGTCAGTCAAATTACCCTCCAATCAGACCAACAAACAATCCAAGAGAAGGCCTTGGAAAGCTCAACGATACAAATGGATTGTGCTGCAAAACAAGAgcttttttgtcatcatcaaaTCCAGGACTGCCAAAGTAACCACTCTTTTTCATCCTGTGACTGCTCGGATACAGGATTCATTTGTGTTGATCCAGAGAATGACAGGTGGCCTTCTAACTATCAACAGTTCAATATTTGTGGAGGCGGAGGTTGGAGTAAGGGTGAAATCTCCTGTGCAAACAGTGAAGAATTACATGTTTGGGACTACTGTTGCACAGAGACACAAAGCAGTACACCAGGCCATTCTTCACACACTAGTTCTGAACACCTCTCATTACTTTTTGGACTTCATTACAACTCTCCCTCATATTCTCTTAGCTTGGACAAAAGAAACAAAGGActacagaaaaaagaaaaagatttgcgATGTGTCTATTCCGTTAAGTGCCCCTACTCACAAAATTCTGGTTATAACAACATGGATGCCTACGCAAATGCAGAGAGCAGGGGTTCCTTCATGACTGGAAGTTGCTCCACTGTACTGTTGACAGACTGTGATTGTGGCTACCTAGAGCCCCATTCACTGTGCGATGACTATCCACCATCTGATGACACTCTTGAGCATGGATCTGCAGAGAGTTTGGACAGGGACTGGACAGATAACAGCATCTCAAAAGATGATGTAGGAGAATCTGTGTCACAACATTCTTTAGAAATTTCTGCAAGAGTGGGTTTTGATGTTCCAACTTTTAGCAAGGCTGTATTAAGTTTCAGGTCTTCTTTAAAGGGTGCTTTGAAAAAGTTTGACGCATTGAACCCTGACGATTTGGAAGAGGATATTACACACGTTGATGAAGCAAAAGAGGTGATGATCACTACCTGTCATACAGAAGAAGTGACCAACAATCACAATCCATGTGCCCCCACCAAGGACGACAGTGAGGCCTCAGCCTATACGGCTTGGAGAGAGACAATTGAGAAACAGTCATGTTCAGCTCAAGCATTGCACCAAGAGGCTGGCGACTCTCTGTCAACCCCAAATAACAGCAGCGATATAGAGACTTTACAAAGCAAAGAAGAAGGTCAAACTAATTTGGAAATGTCCGGTCTTCACCTTAAACCACATTGCCTACTCATGCAGGATGATTGTCCATTGAATGCATTGCTCAGTTCAGACAAAGCATCCTTCAATTCTTCTAGTGAAAACAACATTGTTGAGAAGTTCGGAAAACCTATGGACGCCAATCACAAAGCACGCATAGCAAACTTCCAGCGCATTCTTAAAGAAAAGAAGCAAACTCATCAGAGGCTGTCTCAGTCTACTCAAGATTCTCAGGGGTCTTGCGGCTCTCAAGTTTCTCAAGTATTCCGATCTCAAGAAAAGTATAATAAAGGTAATTTATATGCAAATTGAAATTGTACAAACCATTTTGTTGATTTAAATTAATTCTAATGGGATATTCATTACTATCTTTGCAGAGACAGTGCAAGAAGAAATTCAGGTCGAACCTGTTCTCTCAGCTCCATATTAAAGTTGTAGGATAT harbors:
- the LOC133414266 gene encoding uncharacterized protein LOC133414266 codes for the protein MEMIPKGRLHELDEHNRKKVQVLPQSRLCPMVEQRLNIPQENCRLESNQSLTQSRQNSCSDCESGISALEDAIPQIIKRIHIKDNKQDKEQGSNNTVDHILKELKGINKIQEEISDLRQYLTSVRGSVDEVSCCVDAVLSEIGELYSEVSAAPHSSPISQTHRTRRGSLGRQNAVTSPLKSDTTPLFDWKEYGNIHEGLPSHRRPKQLTVSQITLQSDQQTIQEKALESSTIQMDCAAKQELFCHHQIQDCQSNHSFSSCDCSDTGFICVDPENDRWPSNYQQFNICGGGGWSKGEISCANSEELHVWDYCCTETQSSTPGHSSHTSSEHLSLLFGLHYNSPSYSLSLDKRNKGLQKKEKDLRCVYSVKCPYSQNSGYNNMDAYANAESRGSFMTGSCSTVLLTDCDCGYLEPHSLCDDYPPSDDTLEHGSAESLDRDWTDNSISKDDVGESVSQHSLEISARVGFDVPTFSKAVLSFRSSLKGALKKFDALNPDDLEEDITHVDEAKEVMITTCHTEEVTNNHNPCAPTKDDSEASAYTAWRETIEKQSCSAQALHQEAGDSLSTPNNSSDIETLQSKEEGQTNLEMSGLHLKPHCLLMQDDCPLNALLSSDKASFNSSSENNIVEKFGKPMDANHKARIANFQRILKEKKQTHQRLSQSTQDSQGSCGSQVSQVFRSQEKYNKETVQEEIQVEPVLSAPY